A genomic region of Desulfosarcina ovata subsp. ovata contains the following coding sequences:
- a CDS encoding ABC transporter permease — translation MKTTDVFGFCSRAVSGYPLRSGLMLLAMAIGVAAVVLLSTLGESTRHYVTTQFSSLGTHLLVILPGRSETIGGPPPMMGQTPRDLTIGDAVALSRSHAVRRVAPIVVGSAPVSTGNREREISILGSTADLLAVRNLTLANGRFIPEGDILRAEAVCVLGHTARKELFGNRSPLGRFVRIGERRFRVIGSLARKGQSLGVDISDVAIIPVASATALFNTDTLFRVLVEAKHRDAISRAKRDILAIVRDRHDGEDDITVITQDAMLATFDRILRTLTLTVAGIAAISLAVAGILIMNVMLIAISQRTEEIGLLKAIGATRRQVLLLFLVESTLLSLAGAMAGLLLSVAGLAVLQRFFPQFSLLVPWWSPMAATATAMFAGTLFGILPADRAARLDAVAALAEK, via the coding sequence ATGAAAACCACGGATGTTTTCGGTTTCTGCTCCCGGGCGGTCTCCGGTTATCCCTTGCGCTCGGGACTGATGCTGCTGGCCATGGCCATTGGCGTGGCTGCGGTGGTGTTGCTCTCCACCCTGGGCGAAAGCACCCGCCACTATGTCACCACCCAGTTCAGTTCCCTGGGTACCCACCTTCTGGTCATCTTGCCGGGCCGTTCCGAAACCATCGGCGGTCCCCCCCCCATGATGGGCCAGACCCCCAGGGACCTCACCATTGGCGATGCCGTGGCCCTGTCGCGCAGCCACGCCGTACGCCGGGTAGCCCCCATCGTGGTCGGTTCCGCACCGGTCTCCACGGGCAATCGCGAACGGGAAATTTCCATTCTCGGATCCACGGCCGACCTTCTGGCGGTGCGCAACCTGACCCTGGCCAACGGCCGTTTTATTCCGGAGGGCGATATCCTCCGGGCCGAAGCGGTCTGCGTGCTGGGACACACGGCCAGAAAGGAGCTGTTCGGCAACCGATCCCCCCTGGGCCGTTTCGTGCGCATCGGTGAGCGCCGTTTCCGGGTGATCGGTAGCCTGGCCCGCAAAGGACAGTCCCTGGGCGTAGATATCAGTGACGTGGCCATCATCCCGGTGGCATCGGCAACCGCCCTGTTCAACACCGACACCCTTTTCCGGGTGCTGGTGGAAGCCAAACACCGCGATGCCATCTCCCGGGCCAAGCGGGACATCCTGGCCATCGTCCGCGACCGCCACGATGGTGAGGACGACATCACGGTGATCACCCAGGACGCCATGCTGGCCACCTTCGACCGCATCCTGCGCACCCTTACCCTCACCGTGGCCGGCATTGCCGCCATCAGCCTGGCCGTGGCCGGCATCCTGATCATGAACGTCATGCTCATCGCCATCTCCCAGCGCACGGAGGAGATCGGCCTGCTCAAGGCCATCGGCGCGACCCGGCGTCAGGTACTGCTGCTCTTTCTCGTGGAGTCCACCCTGCTCTCTCTGGCCGGTGCCATGGCCGGTTTGCTGCTCTCCGTCGCCGGACTGGCCGTACTGCAACGATTCTTCCCGCAATTTTCCTTGTTGGTGCCCTGGTGGTCACCGATGGCGGCCACGGCCACGGCGATGTTTGCCGGCACGCTTTTCGGTATACTGCCGGCCGACCGCGCGGCCCGGCTGGATGCGGTGGCAGCATTGGCTGAGAAATAA
- a CDS encoding ABC transporter permease: MNFRDAIHWALDALVSQRLRSFLTVLGIAVGIGAVVLLTSLGEGIHRFILDEFTQFGTNLIGITPGRASTTGMSGALISNVRPLSIDDADALDRIPRIEATVPVVQGNAAVEFDKRSRRTYVFGVDADVPRVWQLAVSRGRFLPADRAADARAYAVLGSRVADELFGNTNPLGRRIRIGGDRYRTIGVMAAKGQMLGFDLDDAVYVPAQRALAMFNRESLMEIDALFAAGSHAGGISERIRTLLIARHGSEDFTIVTQDQMLDVLGSVLGVLTLAVGAIGGISLLVGGVGITTIMTIAVRQRRAEIGLLRALGAGRHGIVALFAIEATLLGAIGGVAGIVLGSGGAWLLETLLPKLPTHTPLAYAILAEALAAVIGLLSGILPARQAARMDPIEALRAE, from the coding sequence ATGAACTTTCGTGACGCCATTCACTGGGCGCTGGATGCACTGGTCAGCCAGCGTCTGCGCAGTTTTCTCACGGTTCTGGGCATCGCCGTGGGTATTGGTGCCGTCGTGCTGCTCACCTCATTGGGAGAAGGCATCCACCGCTTCATCCTGGACGAATTCACCCAGTTCGGCACCAATCTGATCGGAATCACGCCGGGTCGAGCCTCCACCACGGGCATGTCCGGGGCCTTGATCAGCAATGTCCGGCCCCTGTCCATCGACGATGCCGATGCCCTGGACCGGATTCCCCGCATCGAGGCCACCGTGCCGGTGGTACAGGGCAATGCCGCCGTTGAATTCGACAAGCGCAGCCGACGGACCTATGTGTTCGGGGTAGATGCCGACGTTCCGCGGGTCTGGCAGCTGGCAGTGTCCCGGGGACGCTTTCTGCCAGCGGACCGCGCGGCCGACGCCAGGGCCTATGCCGTGCTGGGAAGCCGGGTGGCGGATGAACTTTTCGGCAACACCAATCCGCTGGGACGGCGTATCCGTATCGGCGGCGACCGTTACCGGACCATCGGCGTCATGGCCGCCAAGGGACAGATGCTCGGTTTCGACCTGGACGATGCGGTATATGTGCCGGCCCAGCGGGCCCTGGCCATGTTCAACCGGGAGAGCCTCATGGAGATCGATGCCCTGTTTGCCGCTGGCAGCCATGCCGGGGGAATTTCCGAGCGGATCCGAACACTTCTGATCGCCCGCCATGGCAGTGAGGATTTCACCATCGTTACCCAGGATCAGATGCTGGATGTTCTCGGATCGGTATTGGGGGTACTGACCCTGGCCGTGGGAGCCATCGGCGGCATTTCGCTGCTGGTGGGCGGTGTGGGCATCACCACGATCATGACCATCGCCGTCCGCCAGCGTCGTGCGGAAATCGGTCTGCTGCGTGCCCTGGGGGCCGGTCGCCATGGAATCGTGGCCCTGTTTGCCATTGAGGCCACCCTGCTGGGTGCCATCGGTGGAGTGGCGGGCATCGTTCTGGGCAGCGGCGGAGCCTGGCTATTGGAAACACTGCTCCCCAAGCTGCCGACACACACACCTCTGGCCTATGCCATCCTGGCTGAAGCCCTGGCCGCGGTCATCGGCCTTCTCTCCGGCATCTTGCCCGCCCGTCAGGCGGCCCGCATGGACCCCATCGAGGCGCTACGGGCGGAGTGA
- a CDS encoding MATE family efflux transporter — protein MPHYPHCYRELFSVSLPLVFSMAATTVMEFTDRIFLANYTIDAIAAALPAGVATFLILTFFTGVTGYLNVFVAQYTGAGASSRIGPCIWQGIYFSALAAVVLTGMSLLAEPIFRLGGHPPEVQQLESVYFRILCLGGGINVAGTALACFFSGRGQTRPVMVVNVIGMLFNIPLDYALINGVWIFPQMGIRGAGIATVCAWSLIAVLFAGLIFTRDNDRLYGVLSRWRIDPALALRIVRKGVPASLQFTIDVFAFTFFIFAMGRLGKAELAISNIAFSLESIAFMPAVGFSMGLSTLVGQSLGRNDIPAALRFTRQTITVLMAYIFCLDLIFLLAPHPILELFLAAERGTPAYSRLLADGTIVLRTMAVFIAFDALYFTFIGVLKGAGDTRFIMWSIGVVTLLMMIVPLTVIIAYLQGGLLVCWITLTLYVISLCLVSFWRFRQGRWKGIRVI, from the coding sequence ATGCCTCATTATCCCCATTGCTACCGCGAACTGTTTTCGGTCAGTCTGCCCCTGGTTTTCTCCATGGCCGCAACCACCGTCATGGAATTCACCGACCGCATCTTTCTGGCCAACTACACCATCGATGCCATTGCCGCCGCCTTGCCCGCGGGGGTGGCCACTTTTCTCATCCTGACGTTTTTTACTGGGGTGACCGGCTACCTGAACGTTTTTGTGGCCCAGTACACCGGGGCCGGCGCGTCCTCCCGCATCGGCCCCTGCATCTGGCAGGGAATCTATTTTTCGGCGCTGGCGGCCGTGGTGCTGACAGGTATGTCGCTGCTGGCCGAACCGATTTTCCGATTGGGGGGGCACCCGCCGGAAGTCCAACAGTTGGAGAGCGTCTATTTCCGGATCCTGTGTCTGGGTGGGGGGATCAACGTGGCCGGTACCGCACTGGCCTGTTTTTTCTCCGGCAGGGGCCAAACGCGTCCGGTGATGGTAGTCAATGTCATCGGCATGCTATTCAATATTCCCCTGGACTATGCTCTGATCAACGGAGTTTGGATATTCCCCCAGATGGGCATTCGCGGTGCCGGGATCGCCACCGTATGCGCCTGGAGCCTGATCGCCGTCCTGTTCGCCGGGCTGATTTTCACCCGCGACAACGACCGGCTTTACGGGGTGCTGTCCCGATGGCGAATCGATCCGGCACTGGCCCTGCGGATCGTACGCAAAGGCGTGCCGGCATCCCTGCAGTTCACCATCGACGTATTTGCCTTCACCTTCTTTATTTTCGCCATGGGCCGGCTGGGAAAAGCCGAACTGGCCATCAGCAATATCGCCTTCTCCCTGGAGTCCATCGCTTTCATGCCCGCGGTGGGGTTCTCCATGGGGCTTTCCACCCTGGTAGGACAATCGCTGGGACGCAACGATATCCCGGCGGCCCTGCGCTTCACCCGCCAGACCATCACCGTCCTCATGGCCTACATCTTCTGCCTGGACCTGATCTTCCTCCTGGCGCCCCACCCGATACTGGAACTCTTTCTGGCCGCCGAACGCGGCACGCCCGCCTACAGCCGGCTTCTGGCCGACGGGACCATCGTGCTGCGCACCATGGCGGTGTTCATCGCCTTTGACGCCCTCTACTTCACCTTTATCGGCGTCCTGAAGGGCGCCGGCGACACCCGTTTTATCATGTGGAGCATCGGGGTGGTGACACTCCTGATGATGATCGTGCCGCTGACGGTCATCATCGCCTATCTGCAAGGGGGCCTTTTGGTCTGCTGGATCACCTTGACCCTGTATGTGATCTCGCTGTGCCTGGTTTCCTTCTGGCGATTCCGTCAAGGGCGCTGGAAAGGCATTCGCGTTATTTAG
- a CDS encoding molybdopterin-dependent oxidoreductase, with amino-acid sequence MKRISLTINGVRRQHIVPEDRVLLDLLREDLMLTGAKQSCDRKGQCGACTVIVNGRTVRSCLKKVTALEGAEVITVEGLGTPANPHLIQEAFVLAGAIQCGFCTPGMILATKVLLDSNPNPSREAIQHGLRHNLCRCTGYAKIFEAVELAGRFLRGECTPAELRSKVDDNPMGVSHSRPWSMMKACGLAEFSADIDMPGALEIAVVRSPHHRARLKGLDLAEAQKMPGVVGIMTAADIKGANNMGLGDNQPVLCSDNLPVLGAAVAIVAARTKKEALAAAAAVNLDCEVLPAMRDAHAAMAEGAPEIHPGTPNICHTAGQIKGDAKAALEKSPVVVSGNFYSPLIHQAPLEPEATVAYLDGSGEDAQLVVIGRSIWIHQHAQMIQDAVGWDNVRYIEAFAGGQFGIKCDLTSEALAAAAALHFQQAVRYIPSLEESMWLTPKRHPFHMQTRMGADADGKLTGIEMEMIVENGAYMSIGPNIIERALAMLSSGYHIPTVEVDAKLVYTNDAWGGAARGAGPPQANFAVESCMNLLAAKLGMDPYEFRRINTLQKGQTTSNGQEADEWAFSGCLNRLEPHYQKAKKAAAAHKSGTIRRGVGLAGSSFGVGEPGDVSHVAVEIDPDGGLSIYGSVADPGEGNDAMLTQLGAHLMDLPMEKIRLITRDTETTPDSGVSAGSRQTYMSGQALVKAVDALKAAMAETGANTREELEKAGKPARYMGINTMSHTGMDLKTGQGKVWDAYCHGVQMAEVAVNTETGEVNVVKMTAVVDPGKIINPLAVTCQIEGGMDMGAGMALREEYVHGETVDWNSYKFPRATNAFEMETILLETPRDHGPLGAIGVGEFTLVPTHPAIINAIEDAIGVRLYSMPAMPDRVLAALKSTNG; translated from the coding sequence ATGAAACGAATCAGTCTGACTATTAATGGCGTTCGGCGCCAGCATATCGTTCCCGAAGATCGCGTGCTGCTGGATCTTTTGCGGGAAGACCTGATGCTGACAGGCGCCAAGCAGTCCTGCGACCGCAAAGGCCAATGCGGCGCTTGTACGGTGATCGTCAACGGCAGAACCGTACGCTCCTGCCTGAAAAAGGTGACCGCCCTGGAAGGCGCCGAAGTGATCACGGTGGAAGGGCTGGGCACGCCCGCCAACCCTCATCTGATTCAGGAAGCGTTTGTGCTGGCCGGAGCGATCCAATGCGGATTTTGCACCCCGGGCATGATTCTGGCCACCAAGGTCCTTCTGGACAGCAACCCCAACCCCAGCCGCGAAGCGATCCAACATGGACTGCGACACAACCTGTGCCGCTGTACCGGTTATGCCAAAATTTTCGAAGCCGTGGAGCTGGCCGGGCGTTTCCTGCGCGGCGAATGCACCCCGGCAGAGTTGCGCTCAAAGGTTGACGACAACCCCATGGGTGTCTCCCATTCCCGCCCCTGGTCAATGATGAAAGCCTGCGGCCTGGCGGAATTCAGCGCGGACATCGACATGCCGGGAGCACTGGAAATTGCCGTTGTGCGCAGTCCCCATCACCGGGCCAGGCTGAAGGGACTCGACCTCGCTGAAGCTCAAAAAATGCCCGGGGTGGTCGGCATCATGACCGCCGCTGACATCAAGGGCGCCAACAACATGGGATTGGGCGACAACCAACCCGTATTGTGCTCCGACAACCTGCCGGTTCTGGGCGCCGCCGTGGCCATCGTGGCCGCACGCACGAAAAAGGAAGCCCTGGCGGCGGCCGCCGCGGTCAATCTTGATTGCGAGGTCCTTCCAGCCATGCGGGATGCCCATGCGGCCATGGCAGAAGGGGCTCCGGAAATTCATCCGGGCACGCCCAACATCTGCCACACCGCCGGTCAGATCAAAGGAGATGCCAAGGCAGCCCTTGAGAAATCGCCGGTCGTGGTTTCCGGGAATTTCTACTCTCCCCTGATCCACCAGGCCCCCCTGGAACCCGAAGCCACGGTGGCGTATCTGGACGGCAGTGGCGAAGACGCCCAGTTGGTTGTCATCGGCCGCTCCATCTGGATCCACCAGCATGCCCAGATGATTCAGGATGCCGTCGGCTGGGACAACGTGCGCTACATCGAGGCGTTTGCCGGCGGGCAGTTCGGCATCAAGTGCGACCTTACCTCCGAAGCCCTTGCCGCGGCCGCGGCCCTGCATTTCCAGCAGGCGGTGCGCTATATCCCGAGTCTTGAGGAATCCATGTGGCTCACCCCCAAACGGCACCCCTTCCATATGCAAACACGCATGGGCGCCGATGCGGATGGCAAACTCACCGGCATTGAGATGGAGATGATCGTCGAAAACGGCGCCTACATGTCCATCGGCCCGAACATCATCGAAAGGGCCCTGGCAATGCTGAGCAGCGGTTACCACATTCCCACTGTGGAAGTCGACGCCAAACTGGTTTACACCAACGATGCCTGGGGCGGCGCGGCCCGCGGTGCAGGGCCCCCCCAGGCCAATTTCGCGGTGGAGTCCTGCATGAACCTTCTGGCGGCCAAATTGGGCATGGATCCCTATGAATTCCGGCGCATCAACACGCTGCAAAAGGGGCAGACCACCTCCAACGGCCAGGAGGCTGATGAATGGGCCTTCAGCGGCTGCCTCAATCGCCTCGAACCCCACTATCAAAAGGCCAAAAAGGCAGCCGCAGCGCACAAATCCGGCACGATCAGGCGGGGTGTGGGCCTTGCCGGTTCCAGCTTTGGGGTCGGCGAACCCGGCGATGTCTCGCATGTGGCCGTTGAAATCGATCCCGACGGCGGACTGTCGATCTACGGGTCCGTCGCCGATCCGGGAGAAGGCAACGACGCCATGTTGACCCAACTTGGCGCGCATCTGATGGATCTGCCCATGGAAAAAATCCGCCTGATTACCCGTGATACGGAAACGACGCCGGATTCGGGCGTTTCCGCCGGATCCAGGCAAACCTATATGTCGGGCCAGGCCCTGGTCAAGGCCGTCGATGCCCTCAAAGCGGCCATGGCAGAGACCGGCGCCAACACCCGCGAGGAGCTTGAAAAAGCCGGCAAGCCCGCCCGCTACATGGGCATCAACACCATGTCCCACACCGGCATGGATCTTAAAACCGGTCAAGGCAAGGTCTGGGATGCATACTGCCATGGGGTTCAGATGGCCGAGGTGGCCGTCAACACGGAAACCGGTGAGGTAAACGTGGTGAAGATGACCGCCGTGGTCGACCCGGGCAAAATCATCAATCCCCTGGCCGTGACCTGTCAGATCGAAGGCGGCATGGACATGGGGGCGGGCATGGCGCTGCGCGAGGAGTATGTTCACGGAGAAACGGTCGATTGGAACTCCTACAAATTCCCAAGAGCGACCAACGCGTTCGAGATGGAAACGATCCTTTTGGAAACGCCGCGTGACCATGGACCGCTGGGCGCCATCGGCGTCGGCGAATTTACCTTGGTCCCCACGCACCCGGCCATCATCAACGCCATTGAGGACGCCATCGGCGTCCGGCTATACAGCATGCCGGCAATGCCGGACAGGGTTCTGGCAGCACTGAAATCCACCAATGGCTGA
- a CDS encoding TusE/DsrC/DsvC family sulfur relay protein yields MVLSINSSGPKRIVKRIDGRDIVFDRDGYLLDPLLWSEAVALFLAREAGLETLSEAHWWVLRFVRNYYLEEGKEPINHRIKLGTGMSIQEIQALFPDGMARGVKRLAGLPKPKGCGG; encoded by the coding sequence ATGGTTCTCTCGATAAACAGCAGCGGTCCCAAGCGAATCGTCAAGCGCATTGACGGCCGGGACATCGTTTTCGACAGGGACGGCTACCTGCTCGACCCCCTTCTGTGGTCTGAAGCGGTGGCCCTGTTCCTGGCGCGCGAGGCGGGCCTCGAAACCTTGAGTGAAGCGCATTGGTGGGTGCTGCGATTTGTACGGAACTACTATCTGGAAGAAGGCAAGGAACCCATCAACCACAGAATCAAACTGGGCACCGGCATGAGCATTCAAGAGATCCAAGCGCTCTTTCCGGACGGCATGGCCCGCGGGGTAAAGCGCCTGGCGGGCCTGCCCAAACCAAAAGGATGTGGCGGATAG
- the epmA gene encoding EF-P lysine aminoacylase EpmA produces MDDQPSFFSRQIVIRENLDQRARIIAAVRRFFHDQGFLEVETPVRIPAPAPEAHIDAQAAGDWYLHPSPELCMKRLLAAGYGKIFQICRCFRRGERGGRHVPEMTLLEWYAAGGDYRDMMVQCEQLIAFVAERLARGRRLDYQGCTVDLTLPWDRLTVDDAFRRFTGMSAAAALAQGCFDELMGLEIEPRLGRKRPLFLYDYPAACGALARLKPGNPMVAERFELYMAGMELCNAFSELTDPDEQRTRFENENRAREAAGKPVYPVAEPFLNALAAMPPAAGNALGVDRLVMLFCNTASIDDVIAFTPEEL; encoded by the coding sequence ATGGACGATCAGCCCTCTTTTTTTTCACGTCAGATCGTCATCCGGGAGAACCTCGATCAGCGGGCGCGAATCATTGCCGCCGTGCGCCGTTTTTTCCATGACCAGGGGTTTCTGGAAGTGGAGACGCCGGTGCGGATTCCGGCACCGGCGCCGGAAGCCCATATCGATGCCCAGGCCGCCGGCGACTGGTACCTGCATCCATCGCCCGAGCTGTGCATGAAACGGCTCCTGGCCGCCGGGTACGGAAAGATATTTCAGATTTGTCGCTGCTTCCGCCGGGGGGAGCGCGGCGGGCGCCATGTGCCGGAAATGACGCTTCTGGAGTGGTATGCGGCGGGTGGGGACTATCGTGACATGATGGTCCAGTGTGAACAGTTGATCGCCTTTGTGGCCGAGCGGCTGGCTCGCGGCCGGCGGCTTGACTACCAGGGATGCACGGTTGACCTCACTTTGCCCTGGGATCGCCTGACCGTCGACGACGCCTTCCGGCGGTTTACCGGAATGAGCGCCGCAGCGGCCCTTGCGCAAGGCTGCTTTGACGAACTGATGGGCCTTGAGATCGAACCCCGCCTCGGCCGGAAGCGGCCGCTGTTTCTTTACGATTATCCGGCGGCCTGCGGCGCCCTGGCCCGGCTCAAGCCAGGAAACCCCATGGTGGCCGAACGTTTCGAACTTTACATGGCCGGCATGGAGCTGTGCAACGCCTTTAGTGAACTCACCGATCCGGATGAGCAACGCACCCGCTTTGAAAACGAAAACCGCGCCCGTGAAGCCGCCGGAAAACCTGTTTATCCCGTTGCCGAGCCATTTTTAAACGCCCTGGCCGCCATGCCGCCTGCCGCCGGAAACGCGCTGGGGGTTGACCGGCTGGTCATGCTTTTCTGCAACACGGCGTCCATCGATGACGTGATTGCCTTTACGCCGGAAGAGCTGTAA
- a CDS encoding histone deacetylase: MLRARNKTGLVFFPAFDWAISPTHPEREERLLYTQDQVFEEGILDIEGIIEYKPDLVTKKDVQRVHFCVPDLWAVMTESHFISAGGAKTIAMAVMDKQVDCGFALVRPPGHHANRVVHGARGFCNVNIEAIMIEYIRKAYGVNRVAIVDTDCHHGDGTQDIYWHDPDTLFISIHQDGRTLYPGSGFLSEMGGPNAVGSTINIPLPPNTSEDGILHVIREAVLPILEDFKPEIIVNSAGQDNHYSDPITNMNFSAQGYAELTTLLKPDIAVLEGGYAIEGALPYVNAGIILAMAGMDYSHLKEPDYNPERIRQSPEVNRWVEKVCKKVLENWYKRRQLGEMARGDNRFIERDRKIFYDTDNIYERQHETLRVCEACGGALRIDSEAQERKHILAIHIPRNACQDCHDQGLAWYEEADADAYDKVYLQDRAADVMKEKVKPA; this comes from the coding sequence ATGCTGCGTGCCAGAAATAAAACCGGTCTGGTCTTTTTTCCCGCTTTCGACTGGGCCATCAGCCCCACCCACCCGGAGCGCGAAGAACGCCTCCTGTACACCCAGGACCAGGTGTTTGAGGAAGGCATCCTCGATATTGAGGGGATCATTGAGTACAAACCCGATCTGGTGACCAAAAAGGATGTCCAGCGGGTCCACTTCTGTGTACCGGACTTGTGGGCCGTCATGACCGAGTCCCACTTCATCAGTGCCGGCGGCGCCAAGACCATCGCCATGGCGGTTATGGACAAGCAGGTGGATTGCGGATTTGCCCTGGTACGGCCGCCGGGCCACCACGCCAACCGGGTGGTGCACGGGGCCAGGGGCTTTTGCAATGTCAACATTGAAGCCATCATGATCGAATATATCCGCAAGGCGTATGGCGTCAACCGGGTGGCCATTGTCGATACCGACTGCCACCATGGGGACGGCACCCAGGATATTTACTGGCACGATCCCGACACCCTGTTTATCTCCATCCATCAGGATGGCCGTACCCTTTACCCCGGCTCGGGCTTTCTGAGCGAGATGGGCGGCCCCAACGCCGTGGGTTCGACGATCAATATCCCATTGCCACCCAACACTTCCGAGGACGGGATCCTGCATGTCATCCGGGAAGCGGTGCTGCCGATCCTGGAAGATTTCAAGCCAGAGATCATCGTCAATTCCGCCGGCCAGGACAACCACTATTCGGATCCCATTACCAATATGAATTTCTCGGCCCAAGGGTATGCCGAACTCACTACGCTGCTCAAACCCGACATTGCCGTATTGGAAGGCGGGTATGCCATTGAGGGTGCCTTGCCGTATGTCAACGCCGGCATTATTCTGGCCATGGCCGGCATGGACTACAGCCACCTGAAAGAGCCCGATTACAACCCCGAACGGATCCGTCAGAGCCCGGAAGTGAACCGCTGGGTGGAGAAAGTCTGCAAAAAGGTGCTGGAAAACTGGTACAAGCGCCGCCAGCTGGGTGAGATGGCCCGGGGTGACAACCGTTTCATAGAGCGTGACCGTAAGATTTTCTACGATACGGACAATATCTACGAGCGCCAGCATGAAACGCTGCGGGTCTGCGAGGCGTGTGGCGGCGCCCTGAGGATTGACTCCGAGGCTCAGGAGCGCAAGCACATCCTTGCGATTCACATACCCCGCAACGCCTGCCAGGATTGCCACGACCAGGGACTCGCCTGGTATGAAGAGGCCGACGCCGACGCTTACGACAAAGTTTATTTGCAGGATCGGGCCGCCGACGTGATGAAGGAGAAGGTCAAACCGGCGTGA
- a CDS encoding hydantoinase/oxoprolinase family protein: MIIGLDVGGTHTDVVLLGQEGLVRQNKVSTNPADLFTTVLSGLEKITDGIDPQCIKRVVLSTTLATNRIVQQRMPDVGMIISAGPGMDPELFRTGPHYHVVSGGIDHRGREIAAVDADEVLKVADTLEQKGIRYVGVVSKFSVRNPVHELAIQEALGERFEKVFLGHRIAGALNFPRRIATTFLNASVYPIHKEFFEAVVNSLAQKGLNLPIRILKPDGGNMRFDASIDHPAQTVLSGPAASVMGTVAFAPQSDTCLAMDIGGTTTDMAVLVNGVPLLDPMGIKIGEHKTLIRSLDTISIGVGGDSVVRVVDGQIHIGPDRLGVAMAYGGPVPTPTDAMFILGVGEGGDLEKSREGIQALADELGIDVETAAQQIYDKACQTILDEAGAMVERINAKPVYTVHELWEGSRLQPRHIMVLGGPAPWFAKGLERLGDCPVEVVPRWKVANAIGAGLARTTCDVTLFADTEREIATAPEESFTKTIPSSYSKADATAMALDLLRKKAIARGANADHLELEVVEAMEFNMVRGFFTSGKNIRVMAQVKPGLIHGYDPIAEKIMGDHFV, translated from the coding sequence ATGATCATCGGCTTGGATGTAGGCGGTACCCATACGGATGTGGTTCTTCTGGGGCAAGAAGGGCTGGTGCGCCAGAACAAGGTGTCGACCAACCCTGCAGACCTGTTCACCACCGTTCTCAGCGGCCTGGAAAAGATTACCGACGGCATTGATCCCCAGTGTATCAAGCGGGTGGTGCTTTCCACCACCCTGGCCACCAATCGCATTGTCCAGCAACGTATGCCCGATGTGGGAATGATCATTTCCGCCGGACCGGGCATGGATCCGGAATTGTTCCGAACCGGTCCCCACTACCATGTGGTCAGTGGCGGAATCGATCACCGGGGGCGGGAAATCGCCGCTGTCGACGCCGACGAGGTTCTCAAGGTGGCCGACACCCTGGAACAGAAAGGAATCCGCTATGTGGGGGTGGTCTCCAAGTTTTCCGTGCGCAACCCGGTCCACGAACTGGCCATCCAGGAGGCGCTCGGTGAACGGTTTGAAAAGGTATTTCTGGGGCACCGTATTGCCGGTGCACTCAACTTTCCGCGGCGGATCGCCACCACGTTCCTGAATGCGTCGGTTTATCCGATTCATAAGGAATTTTTCGAGGCGGTGGTCAATTCCCTGGCTCAGAAGGGACTAAATTTGCCGATCCGCATTCTGAAACCCGATGGCGGCAACATGCGTTTCGATGCCTCCATCGATCATCCGGCCCAGACGGTGCTTTCCGGTCCGGCGGCCAGCGTCATGGGCACCGTGGCCTTCGCCCCGCAAAGTGACACCTGCCTGGCAATGGACATCGGCGGGACCACCACGGACATGGCGGTATTGGTCAACGGCGTTCCCCTGCTGGACCCCATGGGCATCAAGATCGGTGAACACAAAACCCTGATCCGTTCACTGGACACGATTTCCATCGGTGTCGGCGGTGACAGTGTCGTTCGCGTGGTGGACGGTCAGATCCACATCGGTCCCGACCGGCTGGGCGTGGCCATGGCCTATGGCGGCCCGGTGCCCACGCCCACGGATGCCATGTTCATTCTCGGCGTTGGCGAGGGGGGCGACCTGGAAAAATCCCGCGAAGGGATTCAGGCGCTGGCCGACGAATTGGGCATTGATGTCGAGACGGCGGCGCAGCAGATTTATGACAAAGCCTGCCAGACCATTCTGGATGAAGCCGGCGCCATGGTGGAGCGCATCAATGCCAAACCGGTTTACACGGTTCACGAACTGTGGGAGGGTAGCCGCCTGCAGCCCCGTCACATCATGGTGCTGGGAGGACCGGCGCCCTGGTTTGCCAAGGGCCTCGAGCGTCTGGGGGACTGTCCGGTGGAAGTCGTACCGCGCTGGAAAGTGGCCAATGCCATCGGTGCCGGATTGGCACGGACCACCTGTGATGTGACCCTGTTTGCCGATACCGAGAGAGAGATCGCCACGGCGCCGGAAGAAAGTTTTACCAAGACCATCCCTTCAAGTTACAGCAAGGCGGATGCCACGGCAATGGCCCTCGACCTGTTGCGCAAGAAAGCCATTGCCCGGGGTGCCAATGCCGACCATCTCGAACTGGAGGTGGTCGAGGCGATGGAGTTCAATATGGTCCGGGGTTTTTTTACTTCCGGCAAAAACATCCGGGTCATGGCCCAGGTCAAGCCCGGACTGATCCACGGATACGATCCCATCGCCGAGAAGATAATGGGCGACCATTTCGTGTAG